Part of the Hevea brasiliensis isolate MT/VB/25A 57/8 chromosome 16, ASM3005281v1, whole genome shotgun sequence genome is shown below.
CTATACCTTGATAGCAGCATCCTGTGCCTCTCTTTTAGTACAATGTGATCAAGATCATCTACAAAGTCATCAGAATTATTAATCTTGAGCTTCAGTTCTTCAACATTAGCACCAATGGAGCCAATCATACTGCCTCCTAATAAACTCTGCAAGTAATCAAATCCTCATCTTTTACTTTGGTAGATTTCTTCCCATTGGATTTTTTGGGAAAATGCAGACATCGGCATAAAATTTCTCCAGTTAAACAGCATTAAATATTAGTTTCCAGACATGTTACCTGATCTGAATAAAAGCTTCTATTTACTTTAGTCCAACAGCTGTCACAATCTCCTTGCATGGCCAGTTGGTAAGCAGTTGCATTTTGTGCACATTTATCAGCTGCATCACAATCCACCTGAATTTTGTTGCACGCTACTACTGGATCAACTCCCGAAGAAGCTCCAGTTTCATGACTTTCTGGTTGCACTGACTGCTGATCTATGTCTTTATTGATGGGGGAAACCTGCGAGGTACACATTTTATGTAAAGAAACGCGGAAAAATATGCACTTCAGACATGAATTCATTCTACATCTATCTTTTCCTGACATCCTTGTCATCTTAAACTCCTAATTTCAACCACATGCACTAGCAGTGTTGTCATCTCTTGACTGAGTTCTGTAACATGAAATTCATCAAAACTTGGGAATGTCTTGAGTTAATCTACAACTTAATAGATAACTACTTTGCACATTAAGCTTGAGCCTCATTGTCATGCAGCCAAATGGTAAAACATCTCATCATCAGGTATGGTAGAACACGTAGCAAATAACATTTATGGCTAACATTGAGGATTATTTGCAAGCtacaaagcaaaaaaaaaaaaggtatttaGGTCTGTAAAAGAGTGATGTTTTGGATCAAAACAAGACAACAAGTCAAACTTTCAGGATTGTTTGGTGAAGATTTTGGCATTGTGAACTATAATTTTTGGTAATACAAGGATCAAATGGTGCTAGTTGGTCCAGAATAAACTAAGAGTTATGAAAGGAACAATCGAGAAACTCCAGAAAAGCAATACTCAGAGCAAGTGATAATAGAAAGAGAACCCCTCCACAAATCCAAACCACTAGATTCCTCTAAAAGACAACttaaaaggagagagagagagaactacGAAATACATAATACTGTTCCATGTCTCAAATAGCACAAGCAAGCAAGCACTCATCCCAACCTTGTCTAAACCACTTCCACATACCCACTCCAAAAGTATTCTTTATCAGTTTAACAATCCAACCATGAAGCTCTGTAaccaaaaaaaaaggaaaaaagaagtcGTATGCCTCTACAACTCTTTTACAACCAAATTTGGCCGCTCAAAGTTTTTATAGATATAATCTTACAAAAACTTTTATTGTACATAACTACATACCAGATCATTTCTCAAATCAAGAATAGTTTCAGCATCTGCTTtctcatagaactccaaatgcttAACAATAGATGTACATATACATACATGAATGTAAATATgtgaaaattcaatcaaaattttattcaGTGTAAATGTCAGAATCAAAAAGCCAACACGAATTACCTGCTGCCAATCACTTTCCTGTTCCTCATTTCCCTTCTTTATAACGATCGTTTGAGGGCTGTAAATTcataattgaaaaataataataattaaaaacctCATAAAAGCCTTTTAAGCACCAAACCACAAACGTTTCAATAACAAAGACACAAAAAGATGAGCTTCAAAAGAAATCACTTAACGTTGATTGACTGTCAGGCGAGCATGAATTCAGCTTCCTTGCCAGTAACAGCTGTCGCCGAAACCCCAATGGAATATAATCGAGCTCACTGACCCAATCAACGTCATTAGTTTCACACTCGGCTTTAATCGAAAAGCCATTGGAATCGCAGAATTGAGCCATCTATTTTCTCACTCCAACTTTCTATTGACAAGCTGATCCATGGACGCACCTTCTGTACATAAAATAAATCAAAAGAAGAAGAAACTGAAGGAAATGGAGTTAAATGCAGAGAATCGATGGAGTTTGTTAGTTAGGTTTGTTGAGAACAGGAAATTGGAAAAACTGAGTGAGAGGGAGATGGAGAAGGGCAGGGGTACCTTTTTATGAGAGTGGAGAGAGGGAGTGATGTCAGCAGCGTCCGGCGAGAGTGAAGAGATCCGCTTAGTCAAGCTAATTGGCGCGATGGAGAAGGTGAAAACATTCGAGCAGACGCGCTGGAGTAAATACACAGCTCGGATCAGAAAACTGCATTCCCCTTCGACGCGCCTCTGTGTTATCattgaaaattatttattaattacaaattaaaattttaataaacaaataaGTTAATTAACATGCTTGTTTAGGAGAattccttaaaaataaataaataaattttgtttaGGGGAGATgacttattaaaataatttcatttgccCGGTCACACTACTTGGTAATTATTATGAATTTAGGGGAAAAAGACAAATCATCGATAGACTCATAAGAGTAAGGCAATCATAAGTAGGATGTTATAACCTATAGGAGATTCGTATTACTCACACGTCTTTGTTTTTAGATCCAACATGATTTATGGTCTTATTATAAAACTATACTTTTTCTTTAATATAATCAAAATTATGCTTATTCTATTATAAATAAATCCTCAATTCGGTATGTAGATCTATCTTATTACGATTAATCATCTTTTATTATCAACTGAGAAAAGATGATGGTGTTGTAAATTTTGTTAAACCTATCCTTCCAATATATGTCATCTCATTATAGAGTAtccattactattattattattagattgAGATTTGAATAGAGTATTAAAAATGATATACTataatttaacttttaaaatttgataaaattaataatttaatttttatatttttaaaattaaataatttagtatCTAAAATTTGACAAAACCTATAATTTTATCATTATCGTTAGAATTTCAATTAAGTTatcattaattttaacaaaaatatTCAAAATGTCATTTACTCTATTTTGAATCTAAATATAATTTAGCTcatgtgattttattttattagtaatttagtatttaagatttattttattttgttttattagtaATTAAACATGAAAGCTAGTCTCTATCATTAAACTCcattaaatttagtaaaaataataaaatatttttaattatattttcattttaaaaataatttaatctttaaaattttattttaataataatttacatatatatatataatgacaaaatagaattttataaaattataaggatttatttataaatagttataatatttaatgaTCAATTTGTAAAATGTATAaatgattttataattaactaaaaattttaagaatcttaaagtaattaattttttaataatttaaatttaaaattttttaatttaacaatAAAAGACTACAGATTAAACCGttgaaaaaataaaatcttagaattaaattatttttataataaaaataaagataaaagtattttaatttttttgcaaCTAACCGTAGAAATTAAGTTttaagttttatcaaattttaaaatttaaattatttaatgttgttaaattttaaaaattaaattataaatattaaattataaattttattaaattttaagaaataaattattatttatcctATTAAAAACTATTGGAATAGCATTGTGCTAAAACCCATTGATTCTGGTGCATCCATGGTTGTTACAATAATCCGAGGAAAGCTTTTTACCCTTTGAAGGTACAAACTAGGCCTCGACTATCAAGCGCAATATCGAAAATAATTTCTGGGTATATAGGGTTTGTTTGGATAGGGTTAAGAAAGatttaataaaataagataaaataagatatgataaagtaagataataattttatttatatttgaaaGGAAGTtaacataaataaaaattttataattttattttgtttcattAGATGATTGGATGGTATTAAAAGGTAaggttaaatataaaaaatacaaaattatcatttttatgaaatttattattttacagTAAGAagtgatattttaaaaattttttaaaattgatatggatagtataaaaaattaaaaaataaaaatttttttaacttttcttgACCCATCAAATTGATGGGTTAGAAATTGGAAGATTTTGAGGGTTGAACCCCAAAACCCTTAGTATCCCTGAGCCCTTCATCCAAAACAAGTAAAAAATTCCTTAAAATCGTCATTTACTTTCTCTTACCATCATAATTCCTCAATCCAAACAAAGAgttgggcttttttttttttttttttttttttgttttttgggGCTATGGCTCTCGTTGTTTTTGAGCTAAGGCTTGATAGACTTCAAGTGGACCTCCCCTTAGTAACTATACTGTTGTTGATCCTTGAGGCCCACGTTGCTTGTTATCTATTGGATCATTGAGCCTTGTATTGGGCCCTAGGCCGATTTAAGTCTGTTAATGAACTTCTgcctttccaaaaaaaaaaaatttccaaatGGAGAATAATAACTTTGCGTTAGCTATTTTATATAGAAAGTTATAACATTGAATTCTAAAAGGATTAGGGTGGAAACCTACTACGTATGTTCTTATATCCAGTAAAGAATTTTCAGCAAAGATCATGGTTCTTATAAATAGGTGTAGATATGAAACATCATCTGATTTCTCTTCATCGTCAGAATCGACTTCCAACTCTCTAGCTAGCTCTTAGCTTTCCTTCTGTTTGCATCTGAGTGAACCCTTCATAATTAATCTTCAATTAGCACAAGAGCAAGCATTCAGATGCATGATAGATTTTTTTTAGGAAATTTTTTAATCAAGTCATCGACAACCTCAATGGCGCCTTACATGGAATCATGATAGAGTTTAAGATGAGTCTAAATCCGACGCATTTTGAGATCCAAAAGTAAATATTCTTGATTAAGGTAATGACGCTAGTTATTAATATGTTCACTTGTGTTGTTGTTAGAGCATTAGGCCTGCTTTCTTATGGGACAAATGGTGTTGTGTGGTGCATTCATTCAACCAAAAAGTAAAAGGGCTATTTCCAGGGCCAAATTATAACAAGTTGAATGACAATTCTGAGGTAGACTTGTATCATTTGGAGCTATCTGTTGCATTATTTATGTCAGTTGATTTATCAGGCATGCAATACAGTGCTTTCATTTCATCTATGGGGCCTTGTCCTTGCTTTGCTTCATCAACAGATTCGTTTTCCACAGGCGTTTTTCGATCGAAATGGATGAGTGCGAGATACTTTCCTTCTCAAAGCCTGCTCCCTTTCTATCTTTTATTGCGTACCCATACATGCAATTCAGGCAGAAGGTATTCGCTCATCAGTCTGCCAATGCAGTTTAAAACATGTGAATGCTTCATAAAGCCTGTGTATCATCAAATGTAAATTCACACTGAATGATTGTCTTCAGCTTGTAGGTTTTCTATCCAAGCAAATTATGCTTCCCCAACGACCAATTAATGCAGTTTATATCAGGATCAATTTCATGTCCTGCCATTGTAGTTGCCAAGATTAAAGCAGTCATTGTATTTTGGAAGGCGAAAGATGATTTTGCAAACTGGATAAAGTTTTCATCTATATTTTAAGTCTTGAGAATTCATGTTCTGAAGATCTCGAAGATTAATCAGGTTTTTTGGGGAATTTTTTTTAATGGGATTTAGTCTATCACATCATACATAGACTTTACCAACATTATTATCATACCATGCTAGAAAAAAAGTAGAACTTGTTGagttagaggataaaaagaaaaaaaaggatagATCTAAATTAACctggagaagagtagtacaacatgatccAGAAGTATTATATATTTTCGAGGACTTaatccaaaatcatttagagttaaaaaagagaatccatatagctgaccctaataaatttttttgataaaaacttagttgagttgagatgAGTGTTATCATGTCATGCTAGGATAGTGATTAATAATTTTGTGATTTATCCATAATCATTCTTCAATTGGGGTCAATGGGAAAGCATATCATTAGACTTGTTATACACGGTCTATAATAATGTCAAAATATTGTAATTTTAATCACTAATATATAATTTAGTGGCCatgtatatattttttgaaatacTATAGATCAAAGTTGAATTATAATGCAAATTTATTGGCAACAGTAACtggatttttatattaaaattttaccctaatATAAAAATCATTTGCAAATATCAAACAGCTCAAATCGAGCTTCTTATGTGTGCCAACAACTGACAAaatgttaattaaggtaagtctttttacttttttaaaatGGGCAATTAGGCTCCTTATATTTTACATTTGGACATTTATACTTTTATTAATTccgaaataaaataatatttcactttacttttaaaaataatacttcttttattttttttaaaatttcctattttaataaacatttaataattataatgttACTATTCtcctctttctctgattttttttttagtttcttataattataaaaaataattataagaaattTCACCAAAAAGAAAACGGAAAAGAATAACAGTCCTCCTCCCATGACCAATAATCAAAGCTCCGGGTAACTATTACTAAATTGAGAGTGGCAAATTATTAGATATATTTAGTGTATTTtcacttaaaaaataataaattttattattttatttttaaaatattatataaatttagaATGCACTATTTTTTTTAGCATTCTGAATATATTCAATACTTTAACACTATGAAAGGGAGCGTCAAAGATAACTTCATCAAAACAAAAGCATTTTGAAAAGGGCTaaagaaataaatgtgaaaagtatagaaagaaataaaaagagagaaaacacgaaaataataataataataataatataataataataataataataataataataataaactgaTATTTTTTGGccgaagaataaaaaaatgattcgGTTGGACGGAAATTGATTGTCGAAaatgatattttattattaaattatttatataaataattcatcaaatgtaatatatatttttataatataatgtttatatattttacatattatattttaaataaataggatttaaatgttttataaaattattatttttttaaatataaattattaataatatattttttaaattattaattaaaatataaaaaattaaattattcaagTAATTCCAATAAGATTTTTTTGAATGGATTCTAATTATTTaagataaacattaaatagatttAAGATAAATTCAAGTATTGAAACTAAAATTCAGGTTAGCGTTTAATTATGGtaaattttgagaatattatattAATGGAAAAAAGTGTGAAAAATTATGTCACAATAGTAATTTCACAAAATTTCTTATATATTATCTCATTTTTAAAAAAAGtgatttttttataaaacaaTTAATTTACATAAAGCAGATTATTAGATTAGTAGAAAAATAATGAtattttgaaataaatataattttttttggcctaattttgtttaaaaattttaaattatatatatatatatgtgttaaacaattattttataaaaatttattagattattaaaaaataataacactttttaaaatataaaaaaataatagtttacaaaatataaagatattgtattttttttaaatgatataataaaatattatattaaattaaaaatattgatattctatattttattataaaatcaaataattgattttactgttttaatttattttaatatcataatatattaatttacaaaaaaatatttatatatattttgaatgcattttttttattaattaatacattttttatgaagtaattacaaaataaatatgactataaattaataagataaaacaagatttttataaaaaatatattatttttacgaAGCAAAATAATCTCATGTTATTTTGAATAAAGTAATCGTTGAAACTAGCAATAAGATAGTGTAGAAGTATACGTGAATGAATAggataaggtttttttttttttctctgattaaaTGTATCAGTATTTTGCCAAGTTATCCTtagaaaattgagaaattatattataaaagctgtaattttatatattgtataGGATGACAAgtcattataaattaaatatatataattttaattattaatttttttaatatacttaATAATTATTTGATAGTTATAATCATGGGTTTCATATATGGTCCGGTCTAAAAATTAGTGAAGATAAATGATTAAAAGTTTAAAGTTTAATTGATGTGAAATCAAgttgtaatataaaattttatataataatattattattttaatataaaattattatatttaatataaatatccaTATATTATATTCTAcactataattaattaaaaaggtaaatataatataattatttatataaattaggtTTGAAATATCTATTTTCTTTTTCGTTATATTAGTAAACAATAACTTCTTTAATTAACCTATTTATTATACATGTGGAGAAAAATCCCAAACAATTCGTATTTTCTAGATAGAATAATGAGTGGAACAAAATGAGTAATTACATATAAAAAGATATAATGGatacaataattaattaattaattaattatgttttgGATGTATATATTTTTCTatcttattttcaataatttttattttttaattttattttaagaaataattatataatacaagtgtatttaTGCACCCATAAACATTTTTGTTGTAGCTTAAGATTAAAGCCACGatcgttataaatttttttttaatacaaatCAGTCATAATTCAATTACATAATCCTATATTCCCTAAAATAAAAGTCATTTTTatcaaattaaatgaataaaaaaaatttaatgaaaatctatttaaattattaaacttATAACAAGTTGAGTGGATGAATGGGCATTCTATCAGATCGTTTAGTTTTTACCAATTTTAACGTTGAATGAGTTTTGAAGGCGAACCAAACCTAATTTACAAGTTTTACCGGCTAGCAAAATTGgataaaatttcaaaatcatgATTATAATTTGGTAGCTTTCAAATAAATAGATGCATTTAATCTTAATTGATATACCATTTTATATGTAAGATATTCTATGTAAAATCACCATGGTAACTCAATTAATCTAATTCAGAAAAGCCTGGATGATCCCATTTCAATCAAAACGGTCATTTTAGAGGCAAAGGATTATGATGATTATGAAGaactgaaagaaaagaaaagcgaTAAGATCAAATGATTTTGGGCATTATTAAGGGAGAAAGCAAATAATGAAGAgatgaaaaaaagaaaacaataattAAAAACCGAGGACAATAAATTTGACCGTTGAGACCAGGTGGTGTCCCCACTTCTAAATCTTGTTTTGTATCTTTGTAGAGAAGTGGGTCCCACACCAATTGCATCACCTTCTCGTCTCACCAATTACATACATTTTTTTCCCTGCAGAAAAAGCCTACAAAGAAACGGCTAGCACGCACCCAATGGCCAATGCCATGAAAAGAAAACAGTAAGGACAGGCAAAGGTGCCTTGGGTTTCTTAACATAAATACTCTATAACATTTGCTGATGATATCTTCACCGTCCATTCTCTGACAATCTTTCCACGTGATCAGTGGAATCCATTcatttactctctctctctctccttacaTTTGCTATATTTCTAATATCTTTGCCCCACCTTCTTTTACTGGTTACTTATTCTCACtcactcactctctctctctacattattgtttttttttttctttctcagaTTCTTGGGAGAGGATGTTTTTGAAGATTGAATCTATGGCTGAGGTGTTTATACTCATGCTTTTAGCTGTTTTTGTTGTTGCAGCAGCTGATGAAGGTGAGGATTTCCCAGCTTTccatttcttgtttttctttgcaTCCCTTTTGTCTCTGTTTATCTATATTTCTGCAAGTATTGTATGAGTAAAGGATTTGGATATAAATATCTGGGAATGTGATTTTAGTATCCATTCTTCAATTGGGTTCTGTTTGTTTCACATTGTCTGGATATGTTTGTTGGAGCTATTAACTCTCTTCCCTTTGCAAAACATAGATGGATGTGCTTTGTGTGCCTAAtttcttttagttttggcaggcATGAGCAAAAATGCTTGGTGGATATGAGAAAGAATGCTTATTGGTTGTGATCTTCATTCTTCTGTGAAGTTTAGTAGCTAGATATTAAATTATTAGAACATAAAGAATGACAGACGAGGAAGGTAGGGGGATTTTTAATAGTGCTTAGTAAATGCTGAATGTTCTATAATTAAATGAAAGTATGTTGTGGAGGACAGCTGGTTCTAgattttattttccttcctcctGTGATGGGAGCAGGAGGAAACCTAACCTGCTGATAAGGGAAAACTCTTGCCCTGGACCAAGTGCATAATCTCCTAAATGCCTTCCTCCTTCAACatgtaagaaataaataacatggaAACATATCGATATTCAATAGGCATCAACTCCCATTGCTCTCCAGCTTATTAAGTCATTTCCCTTGCCTCTTGTTCTTTGGTCTATGCCTTGGTAGTACAAATGGTCAAAGAAGAATTAGAGAATTTAGGCACTTTTTCTATAACTTGGCACCCGGCTGGTGTATGGCGGGAACACCCATGTCTCTCTCTCTATCCCCTTCTGATATAGTAGTTTTTTTTGTTATATATTCTGCTTCTAATATCTTAATTAAATATGCATATTGCAATATTTTATCACTGCAACAACAGAGAATTTGTGCATAGCATGTATTTGTCAAATTACATTTAACTAAATTTATAATTCTGTATTGCatgattaatataataatatcagTATGCATGTATTTTTATTGTGCCAAAGAGGCTGTTTAACTTTTTGCATAGTAATGCAAGGAAATTAAAGCTTCATGTTATGTTCTCTGGTTGATTTGGCTTCAAAATCTATAGACTAAGGAATAAGAATAACAAAAAACAAAAAGTTGTGGATTGGTATAAAATAGTTTttctataaataaatataattttgtaAACAAATTGCTAGATTTGAGTAGTTTAATTTGCTATTTACCAAAATAGTGCATATGTGGCATTTGTGTGAGAAGTTGAGGACTGAGGGGATTTGAAAATTCAAGTAGAACCTCTACTATATGAGGTTAAAATGGGTTCTCCTTTCTTAAGAGTAGTGAAAAATTAGTGTGCATAAGTGCATCAATGAACTTCATTTGGTAGCACTATCAGTCAATTTATGTAATCTTAGACTCTGTTGGATATACTAACAGTGACACAAACTGGCTTCAAGGTAAATTGTGTATGTGGGCACAAATTTCTAAAGTTTGAGGTCATATGGAGATGAAAACTCTTCAATTATCTAAGAGTGTCTAGTTTTTTAAACACTTCTCTTGAATCTAAAAGGACCAAGTGAAAAAAATCTCaatatcttcttttccttttatatCTATATTGCATACCCCTACCTAAGTTAATATGAACTGTCCTGAAGTTTAAAGGCTTATGGCATATAAGCTGGTAGGTTATCAGCCATATCCAGTTCTTGTCATTTGCTGTGTTTTATATTTTACGTTGGATGATTGATATTCGAGTGGATGTAATCCTTCTGTTTCGAACACTTGATCACTGTTATGCTTTAACGTCTTCCCTAACTTAAACTACCTTTTCAACAAAGTTAGCCTAGCCTAGTTTACGGACAATAAATTATGTTAATAGTCTTTATAAATTAAGGAAGCATTACGTGATTCtaatataatttctgtaaaagttCACTGTGGAAAGGTAAATAGGAGATGTCTTAGCccaaaaaattagaaaattttaattactaTTCACTGAAACATTTTCTATCTCCCGAGCATCTTTTTGTTTTGTTGTTAAATACAATGCAAATGCATAATTGAAGATGTTTGCTTCAGGTAAATTCAGTATTATAACGTGTGTTCTCGTGCTTGCAGCACCATTTGTCGGTGTTAATATTGGAACAGACCTCTCTGACATGCCCCACCCAACTCAAGTGGTAGCACTCCTCAAAGCCCAGCAGATAAGGCATGTCCGACTCTATACTGCCGACCGTGGGATGTTAGTTGCCCTTGCAAATACTGGCATTCAGGTTATGGTCTCTGTGCCTAATGAACAGATCTTGGGCATAGGTCAGTCAAATTCCACTGCAGCTAATTGGGTCTCCCACAATGTTGTTGCTCATTATCCAGCCACCAATATTACAGCCATTTCAGTGGGTTCCGAGGTTCTCACTGCCCTTCCTAATGCAGCACCAGTCCTTGTCAATGCCCTGAAGTTCGTTCACTCTGCCCTTGTGGCGTCCAATCTAGATCGCCAAATCAAAGTTTCAACACCCATTTCTTCCTCCATCATCCTTGACTCCTTCCCACCTTCCCAAGCTTTCTTTAACCGCTCATGGAACCCTGTTTTGGTTCCCATGCTCAATTTCTTGCAGTCGACCGGCTCATACCTTATGCTCAATATATACCCTTACTATGACTACATGCAATCAAATGGCGTGATTCCATTAGATTATGCACTCCTCAAGCCTCTTGCTCCAAACAAAGAAGCTGTTGATGCAAATACACTAGTCCACTATTCCAATGTCTTTGATGCTATGGTTGATGCTGCATACTTTGCTATGGCTTTTTTAAACTACACCAACATTCCTGTCCTGGTGACCGAGTCTGGCTGGCCATCAAAAGGTGATTCTAATGAGCCAGATGCAACGATAGAAAATGCCAATACTTACAACAGCAATTTGATCAGGCATGTTTTGAACAAAACTGGAACTCCCAAACACCCTGGAATTGCTGTTAGTACATATATTTATGAGC
Proteins encoded:
- the LOC110635628 gene encoding glucan endo-1,3-beta-glucosidase 2 isoform X1, with protein sequence MFLKIESMAEVFILMLLAVFVVAAADEAPFVGVNIGTDLSDMPHPTQVVALLKAQQIRHVRLYTADRGMLVALANTGIQVMVSVPNEQILGIGQSNSTAANWVSHNVVAHYPATNITAISVGSEVLTALPNAAPVLVNALKFVHSALVASNLDRQIKVSTPISSSIILDSFPPSQAFFNRSWNPVLVPMLNFLQSTGSYLMLNIYPYYDYMQSNGVIPLDYALLKPLAPNKEAVDANTLVHYSNVFDAMVDAAYFAMAFLNYTNIPVLVTESGWPSKGDSNEPDATIENANTYNSNLIRHVLNKTGTPKHPGIAVSTYIYELYNEDMKPGSVSEKNWGLFNANGEPVYILHLTGSGLVLANDTTNQTYCAAKEGADPKMLQAALDWACGPGKVDCSPLLQGEACYEPDNVIAHATYAFDSYYHQMGKAPGTCDFNGVAAVTTTNPSHGTCIFPGSSGKINGTLANITAPSMNSTSSDSPAQKFYNSRFMSISMLLRVVIWILAVL
- the LOC110635628 gene encoding glucan endo-1,3-beta-glucosidase 2 isoform X2 — translated: MTDEEAPFVGVNIGTDLSDMPHPTQVVALLKAQQIRHVRLYTADRGMLVALANTGIQVMVSVPNEQILGIGQSNSTAANWVSHNVVAHYPATNITAISVGSEVLTALPNAAPVLVNALKFVHSALVASNLDRQIKVSTPISSSIILDSFPPSQAFFNRSWNPVLVPMLNFLQSTGSYLMLNIYPYYDYMQSNGVIPLDYALLKPLAPNKEAVDANTLVHYSNVFDAMVDAAYFAMAFLNYTNIPVLVTESGWPSKGDSNEPDATIENANTYNSNLIRHVLNKTGTPKHPGIAVSTYIYELYNEDMKPGSVSEKNWGLFNANGEPVYILHLTGSGLVLANDTTNQTYCAAKEGADPKMLQAALDWACGPGKVDCSPLLQGEACYEPDNVIAHATYAFDSYYHQMGKAPGTCDFNGVAAVTTTNPSHGTCIFPGSSGKINGTLANITAPSMNSTSSDSPAQKFYNSRFMSISMLLRVVIWILAVL